Proteins encoded within one genomic window of Manduca sexta isolate Smith_Timp_Sample1 chromosome 18, JHU_Msex_v1.0, whole genome shotgun sequence:
- the LOC115451629 gene encoding uncharacterized protein LOC115451629 isoform X1, translating into MDTITADQHNDLDLIKKMEDEHLRLQRQVRMVQADRLHRSMGVHPQFKRQDQQLRNLKKEYINLIKDLKIASSGAHKTNNKKMKCDLNNALLLRTKSEVECEEGVTMMKQIDKLLRRNSKEMLRLRKLANTTEGQLDERRCQSEHRLVSTENQLETAMLRFNAVQFENKKIREEIEHMLQDRAIFNQAWSKMMHALNKGKKFLTDLFESSTLAYDQRDEWCAKLRSVQEKGKMDQMLQMQEMRELQRAFDNELKVFNFLAKKGLIRINEKQEEREAEQKRLEEEETIKQYDIHVKILEEITSYTLETNISKIIEDFVKREFHNFSIYQLLTEFCAENEVLTRDVQKIKRDIVDRRDWNEMMESKREEKLNKLRQQVEEQKSRTETLRSKVEGKVQLLTTTMEKIGELFKMLDCSLDPFQKLLGDKGPTLQQLNLSLHLIADKIKENIEIVYYFERVLQKKLKSSASRLKKYTVYAEPSGRFTPVPINVMVPADPCPANNLSQLRGSPLAIPRVRRAGDPARQAAQCARAARAGRRPRLRPQRPRARAATVPRARQQAHTRAPVHEPVTKNKKNTTTAMPWPV; encoded by the exons atggacACAATCACGGCCGACCAGCATAATGACTTGGATCTTATAAAGAAGATGGAGGACGAACATTTAAGGCTGCAGAGACAA GTCCGTATGGTGCAAGCAGACAGACTGCACCGCTCGATGGGCGTCCATCCGCAGTTTAAGAGACAAGACCAGCAGCTCAGAAACCTGAAGAAAGAATATATCAACCTCATCAAGGATCTGAAG ATAGCGAGTTCCGGAGCTCACAAGacgaacaataaaaaaatgaaatgcgACCTGAACAATGCTTTGCTACTAAGAACTAAATCAGAGGTGGAATGCGAAG AGGGCGTGACAATGATGAAGCAGATCGACAAACTGCTGCGAAGGAATAGCAAAGAAATGCTGCGTTTGAGGAAACTGGCGAACACCACGGAAGGACAG TTAGACGAAAGAAGATGCCAAAGCGAGCACCGGTTAGTCTCCACTGAAAACCAGCTGGAGACGGCAATGCTACGGTTCAACGCTGTCCAGTTCGAAAACAAGAAGATAAGGGAAGAGATAGAACATATGCTGCAAGACAG GGCAATATTCAATCAAGCCTGGAGTAAGATGATGCACGCGCTAAACAAAGGCAAGAAGTTCCTGACGGACCTGTTTGAGTCCTCGACCCTCGCCTACGACCAGAGAGACGAGTGGTGCGCGAAGCTCAGGTCTGTGCAGGAGAAGGGGAAGATGGATCAGATGTTACAAATGCAG GAAATGCGAGAGTTGCAGAGAGCATTCGACAATGAATTAAAGGTCTTTAACTTCCTCGCCAAGAAGGGACTCATTCGTATTAATGAGAAGCAAGAGGAAAGAGAAGCAGAACAGAAAAGATTAGAAGAAGAAGAAACGATAAAACAATACGATATTCACGTTAAAATTTTGGAAGAAATCACT AGCTACACACTAGAAACGAATATCAGTAAAATCATAGAAGATTTCGTCAAGCGAGAATTCCATAATTTCTCTATCTACCAACTGCTGACAGAATTTTGTGCTGAGAATGAAGTGCTGACGCGTGACGTCCAGAAGATTAAGCGAGATATAG TGGATCGCCGAGACTGGAATGAAATGATGGAATCAAAAAGAGAAGAGAAACTTAACAAGTTGCGGCAGCAAGTAGAAGAACAGAAGAGCAGGACCGAAACATTAAGAAGCAAAGTAGAAGGGAAGGTACAGCTTCTTACAACAACTATGGAAAAAATAGGAGAATTGTTCAA aATGCTGGATTGTAGTCTCGACCCGTTCCAGAAACTTCTAGGGGACAAGGGGCCCACTCTTCAACAGCTCAATCTCTCCCTACATCTTATCGCGGACAAAATCAAGGAGAACATCGAAATCGTCTATTACTTT GAACGAGTCTTACAAAAGAAGTTGAAATCCAGTGCCTCACGACTGAAGAAATACACGGTGTACGCAGAACCATCTGGACGTTTCACACCTGTTCCTATTAACGTGATGGTCCCAGCTGATCCTTGTCCGGC GAATAACCTCTCCCAGTTGCGTGGAAGCCCGCTGGCTATCCCGCGTGTGCGACGCGCCGGAGACCCCGCTCGACAGGCAGCGCAGTGTGCGCGCGCTGCGCGAGCTGGCCGCCGACCCCGCCTTCGTCCGCAGCGACCGCGTGCACGCGCTGCCACAGTGCCGCGTGCCCGCCAGCAGGCTCATACTCGCGCGCCGGTACATGAACcagtgacaaaaaataaaaaaaacaccacGACCGCCATGCCTTGGCCGGTTTGA
- the LOC115451629 gene encoding uncharacterized protein LOC115451629 isoform X2, which yields MDTITADQHNDLDLIKKMEDEHLRLQRQVRMVQADRLHRSMGVHPQFKRQDQQLRNLKKEYINLIKDLKIASSGAHKTNNKKMKCDLNNALLLRTKSEVECEEGVTMMKQIDKLLRRNSKEMLRLRKLANTTEGQLDERRCQSEHRLVSTENQLETAMLRFNAVQFENKKIREEIEHMLQDRAIFNQAWSKMMHALNKGKKFLTDLFESSTLAYDQRDEWCAKLRSVQEKGKMDQMLQMQEMRELQRAFDNELKVFNFLAKKGLIRINEKQEEREAEQKRLEEEETIKQYDIHVKILEEITSYTLETNISKIIEDFVKREFHNFSIYQLLTEFCAENEVLTRDVQKIKRDIVDRRDWNEMMESKREEKLNKLRQQVEEQKSRTETLRSKVEGKVQLLTTTMEKIGELFKMLDCSLDPFQKLLGDKGPTLQQLNLSLHLIADKIKENIEIVYYFERVLQKKLKSSASRLKKYTVYAEPSGRFTPVPINVMVPADPCPACVEARWLSRVCDAPETPLDRQRSVRALRELAADPAFVRSDRVHALPQCRVPASRLILARRYMNQ from the exons atggacACAATCACGGCCGACCAGCATAATGACTTGGATCTTATAAAGAAGATGGAGGACGAACATTTAAGGCTGCAGAGACAA GTCCGTATGGTGCAAGCAGACAGACTGCACCGCTCGATGGGCGTCCATCCGCAGTTTAAGAGACAAGACCAGCAGCTCAGAAACCTGAAGAAAGAATATATCAACCTCATCAAGGATCTGAAG ATAGCGAGTTCCGGAGCTCACAAGacgaacaataaaaaaatgaaatgcgACCTGAACAATGCTTTGCTACTAAGAACTAAATCAGAGGTGGAATGCGAAG AGGGCGTGACAATGATGAAGCAGATCGACAAACTGCTGCGAAGGAATAGCAAAGAAATGCTGCGTTTGAGGAAACTGGCGAACACCACGGAAGGACAG TTAGACGAAAGAAGATGCCAAAGCGAGCACCGGTTAGTCTCCACTGAAAACCAGCTGGAGACGGCAATGCTACGGTTCAACGCTGTCCAGTTCGAAAACAAGAAGATAAGGGAAGAGATAGAACATATGCTGCAAGACAG GGCAATATTCAATCAAGCCTGGAGTAAGATGATGCACGCGCTAAACAAAGGCAAGAAGTTCCTGACGGACCTGTTTGAGTCCTCGACCCTCGCCTACGACCAGAGAGACGAGTGGTGCGCGAAGCTCAGGTCTGTGCAGGAGAAGGGGAAGATGGATCAGATGTTACAAATGCAG GAAATGCGAGAGTTGCAGAGAGCATTCGACAATGAATTAAAGGTCTTTAACTTCCTCGCCAAGAAGGGACTCATTCGTATTAATGAGAAGCAAGAGGAAAGAGAAGCAGAACAGAAAAGATTAGAAGAAGAAGAAACGATAAAACAATACGATATTCACGTTAAAATTTTGGAAGAAATCACT AGCTACACACTAGAAACGAATATCAGTAAAATCATAGAAGATTTCGTCAAGCGAGAATTCCATAATTTCTCTATCTACCAACTGCTGACAGAATTTTGTGCTGAGAATGAAGTGCTGACGCGTGACGTCCAGAAGATTAAGCGAGATATAG TGGATCGCCGAGACTGGAATGAAATGATGGAATCAAAAAGAGAAGAGAAACTTAACAAGTTGCGGCAGCAAGTAGAAGAACAGAAGAGCAGGACCGAAACATTAAGAAGCAAAGTAGAAGGGAAGGTACAGCTTCTTACAACAACTATGGAAAAAATAGGAGAATTGTTCAA aATGCTGGATTGTAGTCTCGACCCGTTCCAGAAACTTCTAGGGGACAAGGGGCCCACTCTTCAACAGCTCAATCTCTCCCTACATCTTATCGCGGACAAAATCAAGGAGAACATCGAAATCGTCTATTACTTT GAACGAGTCTTACAAAAGAAGTTGAAATCCAGTGCCTCACGACTGAAGAAATACACGGTGTACGCAGAACCATCTGGACGTTTCACACCTGTTCCTATTAACGTGATGGTCCCAGCTGATCCTTGTCCGGC TTGCGTGGAAGCCCGCTGGCTATCCCGCGTGTGCGACGCGCCGGAGACCCCGCTCGACAGGCAGCGCAGTGTGCGCGCGCTGCGCGAGCTGGCCGCCGACCCCGCCTTCGTCCGCAGCGACCGCGTGCACGCGCTGCCACAGTGCCGCGTGCCCGCCAGCAGGCTCATACTCGCGCGCCGGTACATGAACcagtga